A stretch of Prunus dulcis chromosome 6, ALMONDv2, whole genome shotgun sequence DNA encodes these proteins:
- the LOC117630979 gene encoding B3 domain-containing protein Os07g0679700-like isoform X1, which produces MGSKICMNVLCGTTNTHEWKKGWPLRSGGFAHLCFKCGAAYEKLVFCDKFHAGESGWRDCSLCRKPLHCGCIVSKSLYECLDYGGVGCISCAKSSQPRVIQNDDVLNGFGGLKISNYSDRQSTVVQNGAFSNTVDEGKLLQLCKIMEANESNLLPQPQRGDINVSLVQKKQEEVINHKGEVGLGFSSTTQPSIGSLTFSKSDNGRTMIEDMNKSSSQPSLSMTLGSPSATPSFVQPFPGGLVDGREQSKTPSSFQQGHGREQGTTPSFQQGLVDGREQSKTSSSFQQGLLDGREQSKTSSSFQQGLVDGREQSKTPSSFQQGLVDGREQSKTPSSFQQGQKSRPILPKPLKPGVAMSSETNKGGFPNVRVARPPAEGRGKNQLLPRYWPRITDQELQKLSGDLNSTIVPLFEKVLSASDAGRIGRLVLPKACAEAYFPPISQSEGLPIKIQDVKGNEWLFQFRFWPNNNSRMYVLEGVTPCIQSMQLQAGDTVTFSRIDPGGRLVMGFRKASKSLDMQDPQTSILPNGSTPGETSCPSVVENPATGSGNPGLFQTNTGSKDPHLHALSEHLHLTDGDMSLHKNDYHGHRTSEDLLQQPVSNSDKKRARNIGPKSKRLLMHSEDVLELRLTWEEAQDLLRPPPSVKPSIVTIEDHEFEEYDEPPVFGKRSLFTASSSERQEQWAQCDDCSKWRRLPAGVLLPPKWTCSENSWDTSRRSCSAPEEMSQKDFDSLLRASKDLKKRRIIENCTETQVHEPSGLDALASAAILGDNVVDSGEQSVGATTRHPRHRPGCTCIVCIQPPSGKGKHKPTCTCNVCLTVRRRFKTLMMRKKKRQSEREAENAQKDNNNHKDESEINGTSTEVGLHMNHSSENGGCQGRIEADVAESSTAGQIDLNCEPNPYVQASGLTLLRLADAVSQPLNNYRKESCLANMMCEPQAGIGSSLLTQATDESERRLSNEGCLSAVAAWDCEGRGDAD; this is translated from the exons AGCTGCATATGAGAAATTAGTTTTCTGTGATAAATTCCATGCGGGGGAAAGTGGTTGGAGGGACTGCAGTTTGTGCCGCAAG CCTCTCCACTGTGGATGCATAGTCTCGAAGTCATTGTATGAGTGCCTGGACTATGGGGGTGTAGGGTGTATTAGCTGTGCAAAGAGTTCTCAACCTCGTGTG ATCCAGAATGATGATGTTCTGAATGGATTTGGTGGATTGAAAATAAGTAACTATAGTGATCGGCAATCTACTGTTGTTCAGAATGGAGCATTTAGTAATACTGTTGATGAAGGAAAACTTTTGCAATTGTGCAAAATCATGGAGGCAAATGAATCCAACCTTTTGCCTCAACCTCAGAGAGGTGACATAAATGTATCCCTTGtgcaaaagaaacaagaagaagtGATAAATCATAAGGGGGAAGTTGGCTTGGGATTTTCAAGTACCACTCAGCCATCTATTGGATCATTGACATTTTCCAAATCTGACAATGGTAGAACAATGATAGAGGATATGAATAAATCATCCTCTCAGCCATCTTTGAGTATGACTTTGGGATCCCCATCTGCAACTCCAAGTTTTGTACAACCCTTTCCTGGGGGGCTTGTGGATGGAAGAGAACAGAGCAAGACACCTTCTTCCTTTCAACAGGGGCATGGAAGAGAACAGGGCACGACACCTTCCTTCCAGCAGGGGCTTGTGGATGGAAGAGAACAGAGCAAGacatcttcttccttccaaCAAGGGCTTCTCGATGGAAGAGAACAGAGCAAGacatcttcttccttccaaCAAGGGCTTGTGGATGGGAGAGAACAGAGCAAGACACCTTCTTCCTTCCAACAAGGGCTTGTGGATGGAAGAGAACAAAGCAAGACACCTTCTTCCTTCCAACAGGGGCAAAAATCTAGGCCTATTTTGCCCAAGCCCTTGAAACCTGGTGTCGCTATGAGTTCAGAGACAAATAAAGGTGGATTTCCTAATGTGCGTGTTGCAAGGCCACCTGCTGAAGGGCGGGGGAAGAATCAGTTACTTCCTCGATACTGGCCGAGGATTACTGATCAAGAGCTGCAGAAATTATCTGGAGA TTTGAATTCTACTATTGTGCCACTGTTTGAGAAGGTGTTGAGTGCCAGTGATGCAGGTCGAATTGGTCGTCTGGTTCTCCCAAAAGCATGTGCTGAG GCGTATTTTCCTCCTATTTCTCAATCAGAAGGCCTTCCTATAAAGATTCAAGATGTGAAGGGGAATGAATGGCTCTTTCAGTTCAGATTTTGGCCAAATAATAATAGCAGGATGTATGTTTTAGAAGGTGTAACACCTTGCATACAGTCTATGCAATTGCAAGCGGGTGATACTG TGACATTCAGTCGGATAGATCCTGGAGGCAGACTTGTAATGGGATTTCGGAAGGCATCCAAATCGCTAGATATGCAG GACCCCCAAACATCTATCCTTCCCAACGGCAGCACTCCTGGGGAAACTTCCTGTCCTAGTGTTGTTGAGAATCCAGCAACTGGAAGTGGTAACCCCGGCCTTTTCCAAACAAATACAGGAAGCAAGGATCCTCACCTACATGCTTTATCGGAACATTTGCATTTGACTGATGGGGATATGAGCTTGCATAAAAATGATTATCATGGTCACAGAACAAGTGAGGATTTGCTGCAGCAGCCAGTGTCGAATTCTGACAAGAAGAGGGCCCGAAATATTGGGCCAAAAAGCAAGAGGTTGCTCATGCATAGTGAAGATGTTCTGGAGCTGAGGCTGACATGGGAAGAAGCACAGGACTTGCTTCGTCCACCCCCGAGTGTCAAACCAAGCATTGTCACTATTGAAGATCATGAATTTGAGGAGTATGAT GAGCCCCCAGTTTTTGGGAAGAGATCTCTATTCACTGCCTCATCATCTGA GAGACAGGAACAATGGGCTCAATGCGATGATTGCTCCAAGTGGCGGAGGTTGCCTGCTGGTGTTCTTCTCCCTCCAAAGTGGACATGTTCAGAAAATTCTTGGGATACAAGCAG GCGCTCATGTTCTGCACCAGAGGAGATGAGCCAGAAGGATTTCGATAGTCTTCTAAGAGCAAGCAAAG ATTTAAAGAAGCGAAGAATCATAGAGAACTGTACGGAAACCCAAGTACATGAACCTTCTGGTTTGGATGCCCTGGCTAGTGCTGCCATTCTGGGAGATAATGTGGTTGACTCAGGTGAGCAATCAGTTGGAGCCACCACCAGACATCCACGTCACCGCCCAGGCTGCACTTGCATAGTATGCATTCAACCACCAAGTGGGAAGGGCAAGCACAAGCCAACATGCACATGCAATGTGTGCTTGACAGTTAGACGGCGCTTCAAAACCCTCATGATGCGCAAGAAGAAACGCCAATCAGAACGTGAAGCAGAGAATGCTCAGAAGGATAATAACAACCACAAGGATGAGTCAGAAATAAATGGCACATCAACAGAGGTTGGGTTGCATATGAATCACTCATCAGAGAATGGAGGCTGCCAGGGCAGAATTGAAGCTGATGTGGCTGAAAGTTCCACCGCTGGACAAATTGATCTGAATTGTGAACCCAACCCGTATGTGCAGGCTTCAGGATTGACCTTGTTGAGGCTTGCTGACGCTGTCTCCCAACCATTAAACAACTACAGGAAGGAAAGTTGCCTCGCAAACATGATGTGCGAGCCACAGGCAGGTATTGGTTCCTCTTTACTTACACAAGCTACTGATGAGAGTGAAAGACGCCTGTCAAATGAAGGCTGCCTTTCAGCTGTTGCGGCGTGGGACTGTGAGGGTAGAGGTGATGCAGACTGA
- the LOC117630979 gene encoding B3 domain-containing transcription repressor VAL1-like isoform X2, which yields MEERLAFTIWWICPSMLQVRPLHCGCIVSKSLYECLDYGGVGCISCAKSSQPRVIQNDDVLNGFGGLKISNYSDRQSTVVQNGAFSNTVDEGKLLQLCKIMEANESNLLPQPQRGDINVSLVQKKQEEVINHKGEVGLGFSSTTQPSIGSLTFSKSDNGRTMIEDMNKSSSQPSLSMTLGSPSATPSFVQPFPGGLVDGREQSKTPSSFQQGHGREQGTTPSFQQGLVDGREQSKTSSSFQQGLLDGREQSKTSSSFQQGLVDGREQSKTPSSFQQGLVDGREQSKTPSSFQQGQKSRPILPKPLKPGVAMSSETNKGGFPNVRVARPPAEGRGKNQLLPRYWPRITDQELQKLSGDLNSTIVPLFEKVLSASDAGRIGRLVLPKACAEAYFPPISQSEGLPIKIQDVKGNEWLFQFRFWPNNNSRMYVLEGVTPCIQSMQLQAGDTVTFSRIDPGGRLVMGFRKASKSLDMQDPQTSILPNGSTPGETSCPSVVENPATGSGNPGLFQTNTGSKDPHLHALSEHLHLTDGDMSLHKNDYHGHRTSEDLLQQPVSNSDKKRARNIGPKSKRLLMHSEDVLELRLTWEEAQDLLRPPPSVKPSIVTIEDHEFEEYDEPPVFGKRSLFTASSSERQEQWAQCDDCSKWRRLPAGVLLPPKWTCSENSWDTSRRSCSAPEEMSQKDFDSLLRASKDLKKRRIIENCTETQVHEPSGLDALASAAILGDNVVDSGEQSVGATTRHPRHRPGCTCIVCIQPPSGKGKHKPTCTCNVCLTVRRRFKTLMMRKKKRQSEREAENAQKDNNNHKDESEINGTSTEVGLHMNHSSENGGCQGRIEADVAESSTAGQIDLNCEPNPYVQASGLTLLRLADAVSQPLNNYRKESCLANMMCEPQAGIGSSLLTQATDESERRLSNEGCLSAVAAWDCEGRGDAD from the exons CCTCTCCACTGTGGATGCATAGTCTCGAAGTCATTGTATGAGTGCCTGGACTATGGGGGTGTAGGGTGTATTAGCTGTGCAAAGAGTTCTCAACCTCGTGTG ATCCAGAATGATGATGTTCTGAATGGATTTGGTGGATTGAAAATAAGTAACTATAGTGATCGGCAATCTACTGTTGTTCAGAATGGAGCATTTAGTAATACTGTTGATGAAGGAAAACTTTTGCAATTGTGCAAAATCATGGAGGCAAATGAATCCAACCTTTTGCCTCAACCTCAGAGAGGTGACATAAATGTATCCCTTGtgcaaaagaaacaagaagaagtGATAAATCATAAGGGGGAAGTTGGCTTGGGATTTTCAAGTACCACTCAGCCATCTATTGGATCATTGACATTTTCCAAATCTGACAATGGTAGAACAATGATAGAGGATATGAATAAATCATCCTCTCAGCCATCTTTGAGTATGACTTTGGGATCCCCATCTGCAACTCCAAGTTTTGTACAACCCTTTCCTGGGGGGCTTGTGGATGGAAGAGAACAGAGCAAGACACCTTCTTCCTTTCAACAGGGGCATGGAAGAGAACAGGGCACGACACCTTCCTTCCAGCAGGGGCTTGTGGATGGAAGAGAACAGAGCAAGacatcttcttccttccaaCAAGGGCTTCTCGATGGAAGAGAACAGAGCAAGacatcttcttccttccaaCAAGGGCTTGTGGATGGGAGAGAACAGAGCAAGACACCTTCTTCCTTCCAACAAGGGCTTGTGGATGGAAGAGAACAAAGCAAGACACCTTCTTCCTTCCAACAGGGGCAAAAATCTAGGCCTATTTTGCCCAAGCCCTTGAAACCTGGTGTCGCTATGAGTTCAGAGACAAATAAAGGTGGATTTCCTAATGTGCGTGTTGCAAGGCCACCTGCTGAAGGGCGGGGGAAGAATCAGTTACTTCCTCGATACTGGCCGAGGATTACTGATCAAGAGCTGCAGAAATTATCTGGAGA TTTGAATTCTACTATTGTGCCACTGTTTGAGAAGGTGTTGAGTGCCAGTGATGCAGGTCGAATTGGTCGTCTGGTTCTCCCAAAAGCATGTGCTGAG GCGTATTTTCCTCCTATTTCTCAATCAGAAGGCCTTCCTATAAAGATTCAAGATGTGAAGGGGAATGAATGGCTCTTTCAGTTCAGATTTTGGCCAAATAATAATAGCAGGATGTATGTTTTAGAAGGTGTAACACCTTGCATACAGTCTATGCAATTGCAAGCGGGTGATACTG TGACATTCAGTCGGATAGATCCTGGAGGCAGACTTGTAATGGGATTTCGGAAGGCATCCAAATCGCTAGATATGCAG GACCCCCAAACATCTATCCTTCCCAACGGCAGCACTCCTGGGGAAACTTCCTGTCCTAGTGTTGTTGAGAATCCAGCAACTGGAAGTGGTAACCCCGGCCTTTTCCAAACAAATACAGGAAGCAAGGATCCTCACCTACATGCTTTATCGGAACATTTGCATTTGACTGATGGGGATATGAGCTTGCATAAAAATGATTATCATGGTCACAGAACAAGTGAGGATTTGCTGCAGCAGCCAGTGTCGAATTCTGACAAGAAGAGGGCCCGAAATATTGGGCCAAAAAGCAAGAGGTTGCTCATGCATAGTGAAGATGTTCTGGAGCTGAGGCTGACATGGGAAGAAGCACAGGACTTGCTTCGTCCACCCCCGAGTGTCAAACCAAGCATTGTCACTATTGAAGATCATGAATTTGAGGAGTATGAT GAGCCCCCAGTTTTTGGGAAGAGATCTCTATTCACTGCCTCATCATCTGA GAGACAGGAACAATGGGCTCAATGCGATGATTGCTCCAAGTGGCGGAGGTTGCCTGCTGGTGTTCTTCTCCCTCCAAAGTGGACATGTTCAGAAAATTCTTGGGATACAAGCAG GCGCTCATGTTCTGCACCAGAGGAGATGAGCCAGAAGGATTTCGATAGTCTTCTAAGAGCAAGCAAAG ATTTAAAGAAGCGAAGAATCATAGAGAACTGTACGGAAACCCAAGTACATGAACCTTCTGGTTTGGATGCCCTGGCTAGTGCTGCCATTCTGGGAGATAATGTGGTTGACTCAGGTGAGCAATCAGTTGGAGCCACCACCAGACATCCACGTCACCGCCCAGGCTGCACTTGCATAGTATGCATTCAACCACCAAGTGGGAAGGGCAAGCACAAGCCAACATGCACATGCAATGTGTGCTTGACAGTTAGACGGCGCTTCAAAACCCTCATGATGCGCAAGAAGAAACGCCAATCAGAACGTGAAGCAGAGAATGCTCAGAAGGATAATAACAACCACAAGGATGAGTCAGAAATAAATGGCACATCAACAGAGGTTGGGTTGCATATGAATCACTCATCAGAGAATGGAGGCTGCCAGGGCAGAATTGAAGCTGATGTGGCTGAAAGTTCCACCGCTGGACAAATTGATCTGAATTGTGAACCCAACCCGTATGTGCAGGCTTCAGGATTGACCTTGTTGAGGCTTGCTGACGCTGTCTCCCAACCATTAAACAACTACAGGAAGGAAAGTTGCCTCGCAAACATGATGTGCGAGCCACAGGCAGGTATTGGTTCCTCTTTACTTACACAAGCTACTGATGAGAGTGAAAGACGCCTGTCAAATGAAGGCTGCCTTTCAGCTGTTGCGGCGTGGGACTGTGAGGGTAGAGGTGATGCAGACTGA
- the LOC117630979 gene encoding B3 domain-containing transcription repressor VAL1-like isoform X3: MEERLAFTIWWICPSMLQVRIQNDDVLNGFGGLKISNYSDRQSTVVQNGAFSNTVDEGKLLQLCKIMEANESNLLPQPQRGDINVSLVQKKQEEVINHKGEVGLGFSSTTQPSIGSLTFSKSDNGRTMIEDMNKSSSQPSLSMTLGSPSATPSFVQPFPGGLVDGREQSKTPSSFQQGHGREQGTTPSFQQGLVDGREQSKTSSSFQQGLLDGREQSKTSSSFQQGLVDGREQSKTPSSFQQGLVDGREQSKTPSSFQQGQKSRPILPKPLKPGVAMSSETNKGGFPNVRVARPPAEGRGKNQLLPRYWPRITDQELQKLSGDLNSTIVPLFEKVLSASDAGRIGRLVLPKACAEAYFPPISQSEGLPIKIQDVKGNEWLFQFRFWPNNNSRMYVLEGVTPCIQSMQLQAGDTVTFSRIDPGGRLVMGFRKASKSLDMQDPQTSILPNGSTPGETSCPSVVENPATGSGNPGLFQTNTGSKDPHLHALSEHLHLTDGDMSLHKNDYHGHRTSEDLLQQPVSNSDKKRARNIGPKSKRLLMHSEDVLELRLTWEEAQDLLRPPPSVKPSIVTIEDHEFEEYDEPPVFGKRSLFTASSSERQEQWAQCDDCSKWRRLPAGVLLPPKWTCSENSWDTSRRSCSAPEEMSQKDFDSLLRASKDLKKRRIIENCTETQVHEPSGLDALASAAILGDNVVDSGEQSVGATTRHPRHRPGCTCIVCIQPPSGKGKHKPTCTCNVCLTVRRRFKTLMMRKKKRQSEREAENAQKDNNNHKDESEINGTSTEVGLHMNHSSENGGCQGRIEADVAESSTAGQIDLNCEPNPYVQASGLTLLRLADAVSQPLNNYRKESCLANMMCEPQAGIGSSLLTQATDESERRLSNEGCLSAVAAWDCEGRGDAD, translated from the exons ATCCAGAATGATGATGTTCTGAATGGATTTGGTGGATTGAAAATAAGTAACTATAGTGATCGGCAATCTACTGTTGTTCAGAATGGAGCATTTAGTAATACTGTTGATGAAGGAAAACTTTTGCAATTGTGCAAAATCATGGAGGCAAATGAATCCAACCTTTTGCCTCAACCTCAGAGAGGTGACATAAATGTATCCCTTGtgcaaaagaaacaagaagaagtGATAAATCATAAGGGGGAAGTTGGCTTGGGATTTTCAAGTACCACTCAGCCATCTATTGGATCATTGACATTTTCCAAATCTGACAATGGTAGAACAATGATAGAGGATATGAATAAATCATCCTCTCAGCCATCTTTGAGTATGACTTTGGGATCCCCATCTGCAACTCCAAGTTTTGTACAACCCTTTCCTGGGGGGCTTGTGGATGGAAGAGAACAGAGCAAGACACCTTCTTCCTTTCAACAGGGGCATGGAAGAGAACAGGGCACGACACCTTCCTTCCAGCAGGGGCTTGTGGATGGAAGAGAACAGAGCAAGacatcttcttccttccaaCAAGGGCTTCTCGATGGAAGAGAACAGAGCAAGacatcttcttccttccaaCAAGGGCTTGTGGATGGGAGAGAACAGAGCAAGACACCTTCTTCCTTCCAACAAGGGCTTGTGGATGGAAGAGAACAAAGCAAGACACCTTCTTCCTTCCAACAGGGGCAAAAATCTAGGCCTATTTTGCCCAAGCCCTTGAAACCTGGTGTCGCTATGAGTTCAGAGACAAATAAAGGTGGATTTCCTAATGTGCGTGTTGCAAGGCCACCTGCTGAAGGGCGGGGGAAGAATCAGTTACTTCCTCGATACTGGCCGAGGATTACTGATCAAGAGCTGCAGAAATTATCTGGAGA TTTGAATTCTACTATTGTGCCACTGTTTGAGAAGGTGTTGAGTGCCAGTGATGCAGGTCGAATTGGTCGTCTGGTTCTCCCAAAAGCATGTGCTGAG GCGTATTTTCCTCCTATTTCTCAATCAGAAGGCCTTCCTATAAAGATTCAAGATGTGAAGGGGAATGAATGGCTCTTTCAGTTCAGATTTTGGCCAAATAATAATAGCAGGATGTATGTTTTAGAAGGTGTAACACCTTGCATACAGTCTATGCAATTGCAAGCGGGTGATACTG TGACATTCAGTCGGATAGATCCTGGAGGCAGACTTGTAATGGGATTTCGGAAGGCATCCAAATCGCTAGATATGCAG GACCCCCAAACATCTATCCTTCCCAACGGCAGCACTCCTGGGGAAACTTCCTGTCCTAGTGTTGTTGAGAATCCAGCAACTGGAAGTGGTAACCCCGGCCTTTTCCAAACAAATACAGGAAGCAAGGATCCTCACCTACATGCTTTATCGGAACATTTGCATTTGACTGATGGGGATATGAGCTTGCATAAAAATGATTATCATGGTCACAGAACAAGTGAGGATTTGCTGCAGCAGCCAGTGTCGAATTCTGACAAGAAGAGGGCCCGAAATATTGGGCCAAAAAGCAAGAGGTTGCTCATGCATAGTGAAGATGTTCTGGAGCTGAGGCTGACATGGGAAGAAGCACAGGACTTGCTTCGTCCACCCCCGAGTGTCAAACCAAGCATTGTCACTATTGAAGATCATGAATTTGAGGAGTATGAT GAGCCCCCAGTTTTTGGGAAGAGATCTCTATTCACTGCCTCATCATCTGA GAGACAGGAACAATGGGCTCAATGCGATGATTGCTCCAAGTGGCGGAGGTTGCCTGCTGGTGTTCTTCTCCCTCCAAAGTGGACATGTTCAGAAAATTCTTGGGATACAAGCAG GCGCTCATGTTCTGCACCAGAGGAGATGAGCCAGAAGGATTTCGATAGTCTTCTAAGAGCAAGCAAAG ATTTAAAGAAGCGAAGAATCATAGAGAACTGTACGGAAACCCAAGTACATGAACCTTCTGGTTTGGATGCCCTGGCTAGTGCTGCCATTCTGGGAGATAATGTGGTTGACTCAGGTGAGCAATCAGTTGGAGCCACCACCAGACATCCACGTCACCGCCCAGGCTGCACTTGCATAGTATGCATTCAACCACCAAGTGGGAAGGGCAAGCACAAGCCAACATGCACATGCAATGTGTGCTTGACAGTTAGACGGCGCTTCAAAACCCTCATGATGCGCAAGAAGAAACGCCAATCAGAACGTGAAGCAGAGAATGCTCAGAAGGATAATAACAACCACAAGGATGAGTCAGAAATAAATGGCACATCAACAGAGGTTGGGTTGCATATGAATCACTCATCAGAGAATGGAGGCTGCCAGGGCAGAATTGAAGCTGATGTGGCTGAAAGTTCCACCGCTGGACAAATTGATCTGAATTGTGAACCCAACCCGTATGTGCAGGCTTCAGGATTGACCTTGTTGAGGCTTGCTGACGCTGTCTCCCAACCATTAAACAACTACAGGAAGGAAAGTTGCCTCGCAAACATGATGTGCGAGCCACAGGCAGGTATTGGTTCCTCTTTACTTACACAAGCTACTGATGAGAGTGAAAGACGCCTGTCAAATGAAGGCTGCCTTTCAGCTGTTGCGGCGTGGGACTGTGAGGGTAGAGGTGATGCAGACTGA
- the LOC117632655 gene encoding taxadiene 5-alpha hydroxylase-like has product MTLILVIAITLIIAFFLSKFLFKGHQAKNLPGGSLGYPLLGESLSFRQAQKQNRGPQWFEERVSKHGPVFKTSLMGSPTVVVTGQAGNKFVLGARDDVLATKQPPTLATIAGKENIFELTGSRYKLVKGAMMSFLKPENLQNIVKHMDELIKTILLRETENKHTIKGVATMKKLTFEIASSILFGIKNEHTTEALSDDFSLAFKAIPTLPFNIPGTVYWRGLRARSRIVNRILPILKERREELSKGKLSPTSDVFTCLLTLRDENQHPISDDMIIDNYFTLIIASHDTSAILLSLMIWKLSRDSQIYNKVLDEQMDILRKREEGIDDGLTWAEIHKMKYTWRVAQELMRIIPPVFGSFRTAVKDTQYGGYDIPKGWQVFWMAHGTHMDKDIFDKPTEFDPSRFENPSKPIPPYTYLPFGGGLHTCIGNEFAKIELLITIHNLVTRFEWSQVHPEEAITRKPMPYPSMGLPLKIKPRKL; this is encoded by the exons ATGACTTTGATTTTGGTAATTGCAATCACTTTGATCATAGCCTTCTTCCTTTCAAAATTTCTGTTCAAGGGTCATCAGGCCAAAAATCTCCCAGGAGGGTCCCTAGGGTACCCCTTACTAGGAGAGTCCTTGAGCTTTCGCCAAGCACAGAAGCAAAATCGAGGGCCTCAATGGTTCGAAGAAAGAGTATCAAAACATGGGCCAGTTTTCAAAACCTCCTTGATGGGCTCCCCAACTGTTGTTGTTACTGGTCAAGCAGGTAACAAGTTTGTGCTTGGTGCTCGAGATGATGTTCTTGCTACCAAGCAACCACCCACCCTTGCAACCATTGCCGGAAAGGAAAACATATTTGAACTTACTGGGTCGAG GTACAAATTGGTAAAGGGAGCAATGATGAGCTTCTTGAAGCCTGAAAATCTTCAAAACATTGTCAAACATATGGATGAATTGATCAAGACCATATTGCTAAGAGAAACAGAGAACAAACACACCATAAAAGGTGTGGCCACCATGAAGAAACTCACATTTGAAATAGCATCCAGCATCCTTTTTGGCATCAAGAATGAGCACACAACAGAGGCCTTGTCTGATGATTTTTCTTTAGCCTTCAAAGCAATTCCTACTCTTCCTTTCAATATCCCTGGCACAGTATACTGGAGAGGCCTAAGAGCCAGGTCAAGAATTGTTAATCGGATTCTGCCAATTCTCAAGGAAAGAAGGGAGGAGCTCTCAAAGGGGAAGCTAAGCCCTACAAGTGATGTGTTCACTTGCTTGCTAACattgagagatgaaaatcaacACCCAATTTCTGATGATATGATCATAGATAATTATTTCACCTTGATTATTGCTAGTCATGACACCTCAGCCATTCTTCTCAGCCTAATGATATGGAAGCTGTCCAGAGACTCTCAGATCTACAACAAAGTTCTGGACG AACAAATGGACATTTTGAGAAAGAGGGAGGAGGGAATAGATGATGGGCTAACATGGGCTGAGATACACAAGATGAAATACACATGGAGAGTTGCACAAGAGCTGATGAGGATCATCCCTCCTGTGTTTGGCAGCTTTAGAACAGCAGTTAAAGACACTCAATATGGAGGCTATGACATTCCCAAAGGATGGCAG GTGTTTTGGATGGCACATGGAACTCACATGGACAAAGATATATTTGACAAGCCTACAGAGTTTGATCCATCACGTTTTGAGAACCCATCAAAACCAATCCCTCCCTACACTTATCTTCCATTTGGAGGAGGCCTTCACACTTGCATTGGGAATGAGTTTGCCAAGATAGAATTACTCATCACCATCCACAACTTGGTGACAAGGTTTGAATGGTCACAAGTTCACCCTGAGGAAGCAATAACCCGTAAACCAATGCCATATCCCTCCATGGGTCTTCCACTCAAGATCAAACCAAGAAAGCTTTAA
- the LOC117632931 gene encoding taxane 10-beta-hydroxylase-like, translating to MFKGQTKNLPKGSLGYPLIGETFSFLRAQKQDRGPEWLEERTSKHGPVFKTSLMGSPTVVAVGQAGNKFVLGTEEDVLSAKKPVALVAIAGKQNIFELTGSRYRLVKGAMVSFLKPESLQNYIKQMDELTKIMLLRETENKDTIKAVVTMKKLTFNIASSILFGIKDEHTRGVLFDDFSLAFKAGWSVPINFPGTVYWRGLRARSRIVSRILPILKERREEILEGKLSPASNVFSCLLALRDENEQPISDDLILDNYVTLMIASHDTSATLMSLMIWKLSTDSEIYKKVLDEQMDILRKREEGAEDRLTWAEIQKMKYTWRVAQELMRIIPPVFGSFRKALKDIEYGGYDIPKGWQVYCVSHGTHMNKEIFEKPTEFDPSRFENPSKPIPPYAYIPFGGGLHTCIGNEFARVEVLTTIHNLVTMF from the exons ATGTTCAAGGGTCAGACCAAAAATCTGCCAAAAGGGTCTCTCGGATATCCCCTAATAGGAGAGACATTTAGCTTTCTGCGAGCACAGAAACAAGATCGAGGCCCCGAATGGCTGGAAGAGAGAACATCAAAGCATGGACCAGTGTTCAAAACCTCCTTGATGGGTTCCCCAACTGTGGTTGCTGTAGGTCAAGCAGGCAACAAGTTTGTATTGGGCACTGAAGAAGATGTTCTTTCTGCCAAGAAACCAGTCGCCCTAGTAGCCATTGctggaaaacaaaatatatttgagCTCACAGGGTCAAG GTACAGATTGGTAAAGGGAGCAATGGTGAGCTTCTTAAAGCCTGAAAGTCTTCAGAACTATATCAAACAGATGGATGAATTGACCAAGATCATGTTACTAagagaaacagaaaacaaagacACCATAAAAGCTGTGGTCACcatgaagaaacttacattCAACATAGCATCCAGCATACTTTTTGGCATCAAGGATGAGCACACTAGGGGGgttttgtttgatgatttttctttaGCCTTCAAAGCAGGTTGGTCTGTTCCTATTAACTTCCCTGGCACTGTTTACTGGAGGGGCCTAAGAGCCAGGTCAAGGATTGTCAGTAGGATTTTGCCAATACTCAAGGAAAGAAGGGAGGAGATTTTAGAGGGGAAACTGAGCCCTGCAAGCAATGTGTTCTCTTGCTTGCTAGCATTAAGAGATGAAAATGAACAGCCAATTTCTGATGATCTGATCTTGGACAATTATGTCACATTGATGATAGCTAGTCACGACACTTCTGCCACACTTATGAGCCTTATGATATGGAAGCTGTCTACAGACTCTGAGATCTACAAGAAAGTTCTAGATG AACAAATGGACATTTTAAGGAAGAGGGAGGAGGGAGCAGAAGATAGGCTAACATGGGCTGAGATACAAAAGATGAAATACACATGGAGAGTTGCACAAGAGTTGATGAGGATCATCCCTCCTGTGTTTGGCAGCTTCAGAAAAGCACTTAAAGACATTGAATATGGTGGCTATGACATTCCCAAAGGATGGCAG GTGTATTGTGTGTCTCATGGAACACACATGAACAAAGAGATATTTGAGAAGCCCACAGAGTTTGATCCATCAAGATTTGAGAACCCATCAAAGCCAATCCCTCCCTATGCTTATATTCCATTTGGAGGAGGCCTGCACACTTGCATAGGCAATGAGTTTGCAAGAGTGGAAGTACTCACCACCATCCACAACTTGGTGACAATGTTTTAG